GCCGGGATCCGGGCCGTTTCGACGGGGCCGGCGCCCGCCGCCTCCGCCCGCCGGGGGAACGCGGCGGCGCCGAAGATCTCCACCGCCAGCTCGCCGGGCGCCTTCCCGGGCGAGACCCGTGCCGGCGGCGCCCCGCTGGCGGGGATCCGCACCGTGGCGCCGCGGGGGGTCCGCTCGACCGCCGGGGCCCCGACGGCCGACGGCGGCCATCCCCCCTCCCCCTTCGACAGGGTGACGCTGCGTTCGGGGACCCAGCAGCGCATCCCCGAGGCGAGCAGTACGCGGAGGTTACCGCCTGACTCGCCGCACAGGTTGATCTGCGTCCCGGCATCGAGGCGCCACTCCTGCGCGCCCCCCGGCTCGGCGCTCGCGGGGGCGCCGTCCGGGCCGACAACGCCCCGCCTGAGCCGTGCGCGGGGGAGCAGGGTGACGCGCCCGGAGGACCGGACGCGCGCGGTGCGTCCCAACGCGTCGCGGAGCGCGAAACGCACCCGCCCGCCCGAGACGCGGTCCCCCTCCTGCACGCGGTACGCGCCGCGGTAGATGCCGCGGATTTCGTTTCCGTCGTCCGTCGCCAGCGGCGGGGCCTCCTCCATCGCCGCTTCGCGTACGACCTTCCCCAGGGACCAGGAGGCCCGCATCCCCGGGCTCCCCTTGCACTGCACGCGCAGCTCGTCGCCGGGCTGGAGGACGGTGTCGGCGGCGGGCATCAGCATCCTTTGCTCCGCGACCGGCGGAGACGCCGGGGAGGTCACGAGGGGATCCTCGCAGACGACCGCGAGCGCCAGGCGGTCCTTCGCCCCCGCGCGCTCGGCGGCCACCTCGATCGTCGTCTCCCCCGGCTCCAGCGGCACGAGGCCCACGAACGCCCCGGTCGGGTAGACCCTCGCCGGCCTCCCGGCGATGGTGACCCGGCATGACGGTTCGCACGACCCCGCGACCCTGACCCGGGTGAACGGCGTCTTCAGGGAGGCGGGGGGGTAGGTGATGGAGAGCCGGGTGCCTCCCCGGCCCGGCGGCACGGGGGGGGATGCGGCGAGGAGGATCGCCGGCAGGAGGGCGATGCACGGGCCCGGGCGGTTTAAGCGCATTACCGGTCCGCCTCGAGTTCGGCCGCCAGGAGGCGCGCCTCCGCGGCGTGCCTCCCCTCCGGCTCGAGCTCGAGACATCTCGCGATCGCCCTGCGCGCCTTCTCGAGGTCGCGCGGGGGATAGAGGAGCCCAAGCTGGAAATGGGCGAAGGCGTTGCCGGGGGCGAGGGCGACGGCCTTCTCCAGCTCCTGGATCGCCTCCTCCTCCCTCCCCTCCTCCC
This is a stretch of genomic DNA from Chlamydiota bacterium. It encodes these proteins:
- a CDS encoding N-acetylmuramoyl-L-alanine amidase gives rise to the protein MRLNRPGPCIALLPAILLAASPPVPPGRGGTRLSITYPPASLKTPFTRVRVAGSCEPSCRVTIAGRPARVYPTGAFVGLVPLEPGETTIEVAAERAGAKDRLALAVVCEDPLVTSPASPPVAEQRMLMPAADTVLQPGDELRVQCKGSPGMRASWSLGKVVREAAMEEAPPLATDDGNEIRGIYRGAYRVQEGDRVSGGRVRFALRDALGRTARVRSSGRVTLLPRARLRRGVVGPDGAPASAEPGGAQEWRLDAGTQINLCGESGGNLRVLLASGMRCWVPERSVTLSKGEGGWPPSAVGAPAVERTPRGATVRIPASGAPPARVSPGKAPGELAVEIFGAAAFPRRAEAAGAGPVETARIPATETDILVAVVQLRNPAGWGYALRRTEEGIALDVKAPPGQRPGGVRVVIDPGHGGAHPGAVSPTGLREKDVNLQVARAAAAFLRRRGVRAVLTRDDDRTLSLPARVERARREEADIFVSVHHDSCPGHCDPLARRGAATYYGAPQSRGLATALLDRLGTVMAPPRGARQAGFAVVVPADYLAVLVECGYLSHPEEEERILGEGYARRAGRAIAEGVLGFAETAG